Proteins encoded within one genomic window of Prochlorococcus marinus str. MIT 9515:
- the yidD gene encoding membrane protein insertion efficiency factor YidD, with protein sequence MIKSVNKLITSILLLMISFYQKWFSPFFGPRCRFIPSCSSYGYEAITRHGPWRGGWLTLRRLSKCHPLTPCGCDPVPD encoded by the coding sequence GTGATTAAAAGCGTCAACAAACTAATTACATCTATACTTCTTTTAATGATTTCCTTCTATCAAAAATGGTTTTCGCCTTTTTTTGGACCAAGATGCAGATTTATACCAAGTTGTAGTTCTTATGGATACGAGGCTATTACAAGGCACGGCCCTTGGAGAGGTGGATGGTTGACCCTAAGAAGATTAAGTAAATGTCATCCGTTAACTCCATGCGGTTGTGATCCTGTTCCTGATTAA
- a CDS encoding glutaredoxin family protein codes for MKIFIFVRQGCCLCDSLKNKLAKINLDELFPNLVELKEIDIDRVDLYKDKYKKYDYEVPVIAVEGIRSNEIIELPRISPRLKDDQLKNWFQKNINTILNK; via the coding sequence ATGAAAATATTTATTTTTGTTAGGCAGGGATGCTGCCTTTGTGATTCATTAAAAAACAAACTGGCAAAAATAAATCTTGATGAGTTATTCCCTAATCTAGTGGAGCTTAAAGAAATTGATATTGATAGGGTCGATTTATACAAAGATAAATATAAAAAATATGATTATGAAGTACCTGTTATTGCAGTTGAAGGAATTAGGTCTAACGAAATTATAGAATTGCCTCGTATTTCTCCAAGATTGAAGGATGATCAATTAAAGAATTGGTTTCAAAAAAATATTAATACCATTCTGAATAAATAA
- the rpsD gene encoding 30S ribosomal protein S4 → MSRYRGPRLRVTRRLGELPGLTRKASKKSNPPGQHGQARRKRSEYAIRLEEKQKLRFNYGVSERQLVRYVKKARAQEGSTGTNLLRLLENRLDNVCFRLGFGGTIPGSRQLVNHGHVTVNGKVLDIAGYQCKSGDVISIKEKKASKKLVEGNIEFPGLANVPPHIELDKPKLTGKINGKCDREWVALEINELLVVEYYSRKV, encoded by the coding sequence ATGTCAAGATACCGCGGCCCAAGATTAAGGGTTACGCGTCGCTTGGGAGAACTACCAGGTCTCACTAGGAAAGCTTCAAAGAAGTCAAATCCTCCAGGTCAGCACGGCCAAGCCCGTCGCAAGCGATCAGAATACGCAATTCGTCTAGAAGAAAAGCAGAAACTTAGATTCAACTATGGAGTTTCTGAAAGACAACTTGTTCGTTACGTTAAAAAAGCTAGAGCTCAAGAAGGCTCTACAGGAACCAACCTCCTTAGACTTTTAGAAAACAGATTAGATAATGTTTGTTTTAGATTAGGTTTTGGTGGGACAATCCCTGGCTCAAGACAATTAGTAAATCATGGGCATGTTACTGTTAACGGCAAAGTTCTTGATATTGCTGGTTACCAATGTAAATCAGGAGATGTAATTAGCATTAAGGAAAAAAAAGCAAGTAAAAAACTTGTTGAAGGAAATATTGAATTCCCCGGTTTAGCAAATGTCCCTCCGCATATAGAATTAGATAAACCTAAATTAACAGGTAAAATAAACGGCAAGTGTGATAGAGAATGGGTTGCTCTTGAAATAAACGAGCTACTAGTTGTTGAATATTATTCAAGAAAAGTTTAA
- the queA gene encoding tRNA preQ1(34) S-adenosylmethionine ribosyltransferase-isomerase QueA, which yields MNFEIYNEEIDHKLEAYDYCLDESLIAGKPSKVRHESRLMIVRDSSLKEDYSTNKYTKDLLAELREGDLVVINDTKVMKARLKVELENGQLVELLVLEKSDQSTWLCLAKPAKKLKINKQLNLKSPFAKDIKLKISGIDDETGGRFIKFPENINDLISMNKLLDIFGEIPIPPYIKSSEEESFHENSYQTEYACNPGAVAAPTAGLHLSKSLISNLKKKGILVMPITLHVGYGTFKPIDQEDLSDLKLHKEWVSVSKKVVEEIKRIKKTDRRVIAIGTTSVRALESCYSYAMKDFIPIAKYVDLVIKPGYKFKAVDGLLTNFHLPKSSLLLLVSAMIGRERLLDLYKKATKEKFRFFSYGDAMYISPDSFLEK from the coding sequence TTGAATTTTGAAATTTATAATGAAGAAATAGATCATAAGCTTGAAGCTTATGATTATTGTCTTGATGAATCATTAATAGCAGGTAAACCCTCTAAAGTAAGGCATGAATCTAGATTAATGATAGTTAGAGATAGTTCGCTAAAAGAAGATTATTCAACAAATAAATATACCAAGGATCTCTTGGCTGAACTTAGAGAGGGGGATCTGGTAGTCATAAATGATACAAAGGTGATGAAAGCGAGGTTAAAGGTTGAATTAGAAAATGGACAATTAGTGGAATTATTAGTGTTGGAGAAATCAGATCAATCTACTTGGCTATGTTTAGCAAAGCCTGCAAAAAAGTTAAAAATAAATAAACAATTAAATTTAAAGTCACCCTTTGCGAAAGATATAAAGTTAAAAATTTCTGGGATTGATGATGAAACTGGAGGAAGATTCATCAAGTTTCCAGAAAACATAAATGATTTAATTTCAATGAATAAACTCCTTGATATATTCGGAGAAATTCCAATCCCTCCATATATAAAAAGTTCTGAGGAAGAATCTTTTCATGAAAATAGTTATCAAACTGAGTATGCATGTAATCCGGGAGCAGTTGCAGCACCCACGGCAGGATTACATTTAAGTAAAAGTCTTATCTCAAATTTAAAAAAGAAAGGAATATTGGTTATGCCTATTACTTTGCATGTAGGTTATGGAACATTTAAGCCAATTGATCAAGAAGATTTATCTGATTTAAAACTTCATAAAGAGTGGGTCAGTGTTAGTAAAAAAGTAGTAGAAGAAATAAAAAGAATAAAAAAGACAGACAGACGAGTAATAGCTATTGGTACTACTAGCGTGCGAGCTCTTGAAAGTTGCTATTCATATGCAATGAAAGACTTTATTCCTATAGCTAAGTATGTTGATTTAGTAATTAAGCCAGGCTATAAATTTAAGGCAGTCGATGGATTATTAACCAATTTTCATCTCCCTAAGAGTTCATTATTACTCCTAGTAAGCGCGATGATTGGTAGAGAGAGGTTATTAGATCTATATAAAAAAGCCACAAAAGAAAAATTTAGATTTTTCTCTTATGGCGATGCTATGTATATTTCACCAGATTCATTTCTGGAGAAATAA
- a CDS encoding AMP-binding protein — translation MNELAYWPASKSHPKNEKFIRERKYINNLVHVDQIWEYLKFKCGDTLAINDLRGKNKEKYSYSELANLITKVSLSFKTYGLVKGDVVTVISENSPRWLIADQGLMRLGAINAVRGINSPSVELEYIIDHSKSVGLIVQSKEVWLKLNEKEKLKKRFKFIINLEDEQFEDLINWQEFIKVGDKGYFENNSFEKDNNQINDIASILYTSGTTGKPKGVPLTHANFLHQIINLAYIADPETGTSVLSVLPIWHSYERSAEYFFFSCGCTQFYTNPKFLKDDIKKVKPVVMATVPRLWEAIHDGFFLALKKMNPKKQKTIKFLIKNSSIFKRNLRKIRNIEINQVSSLAKICLIISVLGRFFLHKISSTFLWPSILKQLCGEKLKFPINGGGALPEHVDLFFESLGIDVLVGYGLTETSPVLTCRRRELNVRGSSGQPLAFTEIKIVNEEKDKILEFREVGKILVKGPQVMKGYLNNDSATKDVLSKDGWFDTGDLGFLIPNGSLVITGRAKDTIVLSSGENIEPNPLETQILSSEFINQVQLVGQDKKFLTALVVPNIELVKNKFFANDLSTLNSNKNIGLFFKSEINSLLKKRLGARFEEQILDCYFVDAFTLENGLLTQTLKQKRREIVDMYSSKIEDMYKK, via the coding sequence ATGAATGAACTAGCATATTGGCCCGCATCAAAATCTCATCCAAAAAATGAGAAATTTATTAGAGAAAGAAAGTACATAAACAATCTTGTTCACGTTGATCAAATATGGGAATACTTAAAGTTTAAATGTGGTGATACTTTAGCTATTAATGATTTAAGAGGAAAAAATAAAGAAAAATATTCTTATTCTGAGTTGGCTAATTTAATAACTAAAGTTTCTCTATCTTTTAAAACATATGGATTAGTTAAGGGTGATGTTGTCACAGTAATATCTGAAAACTCACCGAGATGGTTAATAGCTGATCAAGGGTTGATGCGTTTAGGAGCAATTAATGCTGTAAGAGGAATTAATTCACCTTCAGTAGAATTAGAGTATATTATTGACCATTCCAAATCTGTTGGTCTCATAGTCCAATCTAAGGAAGTGTGGTTGAAATTAAATGAAAAAGAGAAACTAAAAAAAAGATTTAAATTTATTATTAATCTGGAAGATGAACAATTTGAAGATTTAATAAATTGGCAAGAATTTATCAAAGTAGGAGATAAAGGATATTTTGAAAATAATAGTTTTGAAAAAGATAATAATCAGATTAATGATATTGCAAGTATTCTTTATACCTCAGGGACAACAGGGAAACCAAAAGGAGTTCCCTTAACACATGCAAACTTTTTACATCAAATCATAAATTTAGCCTATATCGCCGATCCGGAAACGGGAACTTCCGTATTGAGTGTATTACCTATTTGGCATTCATACGAAAGAAGTGCAGAATATTTCTTTTTTTCATGTGGTTGTACACAATTTTATACAAATCCAAAATTTTTGAAAGATGATATAAAAAAAGTCAAGCCAGTTGTTATGGCTACTGTCCCAAGGCTATGGGAGGCTATTCATGATGGTTTTTTCTTGGCTTTAAAAAAAATGAATCCTAAAAAACAGAAAACTATAAAGTTTTTGATAAAGAATAGTTCCATTTTTAAAAGAAATCTTAGAAAGATCAGAAATATAGAAATTAATCAAGTAAGTTCTCTAGCAAAAATATGTTTGATAATATCTGTCTTGGGTAGATTTTTTCTACATAAGATATCTTCTACTTTTTTGTGGCCAAGCATTCTGAAACAATTATGTGGAGAAAAACTTAAATTCCCAATTAATGGTGGTGGTGCTTTACCTGAACATGTTGATTTATTTTTTGAATCTTTGGGTATAGATGTTCTTGTGGGTTATGGGCTTACAGAAACATCTCCAGTACTGACTTGTAGAAGAAGAGAATTAAATGTAAGAGGATCTTCTGGACAGCCTTTAGCATTTACTGAAATTAAAATTGTGAATGAAGAGAAAGATAAGATTTTGGAGTTTAGAGAGGTCGGTAAGATTCTTGTTAAGGGACCACAAGTGATGAAAGGATATTTGAATAATGATTCCGCTACTAAAGATGTTTTATCAAAAGATGGTTGGTTTGATACTGGAGATTTAGGTTTTCTTATACCAAATGGATCTTTGGTCATAACAGGAAGAGCTAAGGATACTATAGTTCTCTCTAGTGGAGAAAATATTGAGCCTAATCCTTTAGAAACTCAAATTTTAAGTTCTGAATTTATTAATCAAGTTCAATTAGTAGGCCAAGATAAAAAATTTTTAACAGCGCTTGTAGTTCCTAACATTGAATTAGTAAAAAATAAATTCTTTGCGAATGATCTTTCTACATTAAACTCGAATAAAAATATTGGTTTATTTTTTAAATCTGAGATAAATAGTTTGTTAAAAAAAAGATTAGGAGCAAGATTTGAGGAACAGATATTAGATTGTTATTTTGTTGATGCTTTTACTTTAGAAAATGGTTTATTAACTCAAACTCTTAAGCAGAAAAGAAGAGAAATAGTAGATATGTATTCATCAAAGATAGAAGATATGTATAAAAAATAA
- the cysK gene encoding cysteine synthase A, with the protein MAKIYEDNSFAIGNTPLVKLKSVTKNAKATVLAKIEGRNPAYSVKCRIGANMIWDAEKSGKLTKDKTIVEPTSGNTGIALAFTASARGYKLILTMPESMSIERRRVMAVLGAEIVLTEASKGMPGAIAKAKEIAESNPSQYFMPGQFDNPANPEIHFKTTGPEIWDDCDGAIDVLVAGVGTGGTITGVSRYIKQEKGKNITSVAVEPSHSPVITQTLNGEEVKSGPHKIQGIGAGFIPKNLDLSIVDKVEQVTNDESIEMALRLAKEEGLLVGISCGAAAAAAVKLAEQDEYAGKTIVVVLPDLAERYLSSIMFTEVPSGIIEEPINA; encoded by the coding sequence ATGGCAAAAATTTATGAGGACAACAGCTTTGCTATTGGAAACACTCCATTAGTAAAATTAAAGTCAGTTACTAAAAATGCTAAAGCTACTGTACTAGCAAAAATTGAAGGAAGGAATCCTGCCTATAGTGTTAAATGCAGAATTGGTGCAAACATGATCTGGGACGCTGAGAAAAGCGGGAAACTCACAAAAGATAAAACAATTGTTGAGCCTACATCTGGAAACACTGGAATTGCCCTAGCTTTTACTGCTTCAGCAAGAGGTTATAAGTTAATCCTTACTATGCCAGAATCTATGTCGATAGAAAGAAGAAGAGTGATGGCAGTATTAGGGGCTGAAATTGTTTTAACAGAGGCTTCAAAAGGTATGCCAGGAGCAATTGCTAAAGCCAAAGAGATTGCGGAAAGCAATCCCTCTCAATATTTTATGCCAGGTCAGTTTGATAATCCAGCAAACCCAGAAATTCATTTTAAAACAACTGGGCCTGAAATTTGGGATGATTGCGATGGTGCAATTGATGTTTTAGTTGCAGGAGTTGGAACAGGTGGAACAATAACAGGAGTCTCAAGATACATTAAACAAGAAAAGGGTAAAAATATTACTTCTGTAGCAGTTGAACCATCTCATAGTCCTGTTATTACTCAGACACTTAATGGAGAGGAAGTGAAATCAGGACCACATAAAATTCAAGGAATAGGGGCAGGATTTATCCCTAAAAATCTTGATTTATCAATTGTTGACAAAGTTGAACAGGTTACAAACGATGAATCTATAGAAATGGCTTTAAGATTGGCTAAAGAGGAAGGCTTGCTCGTTGGTATATCTTGCGGAGCTGCTGCTGCTGCTGCTGTTAAATTAGCTGAACAAGATGAATATGCAGGCAAGACTATTGTCGTTGTTCTTCCTGATTTAGCGGAAAGATATTTATCATCAATAATGTTTACTGAAGTCCCAAGCGGCATAATTGAGGAACCAATTAACGCTTAA
- a CDS encoding PLP-dependent transferase: MRDLLKNPIWRNLELGFSIPDSKHAVSVALPTWNDVINYEEKDPKCIEALKSIYPRFGLNPLVKRLCEKIKKESQFNNKNIWPYPDERIALKAKKYCDKNTFQGYSYIERRHNFTLLITQESANIYARSFWQHSGLGLSSRAAAIELGLEHCPSKSLANESYQRIKNRISKFTKTDSNDIHLTSSGMSALYTILEIIYKLFPEKPTLQIGFPYVDVLKLPMNIFHGAKLITEEDCKDIELEILRINPAALIIELPSNPMLKCVNIKKISKIANKLNIPVIVDDTIGSNLNINSLEHADIVFTSLTKIFSGSGDILAGSLILNPKSRWIDQFRNALKQINLPILSDGDIVSLEKVSRDVKQRVFQQNKACLELKKRLETHKEVKNIFHPENCPNFNSILTSDGGYGCLLSFELKGGKEKAKKFYDSLQISKGPSLGTKFTLVCPYVLLAHYEELEWAESFGVPSHLLRVSVGLEDENHLWHTFSEALNNF; encoded by the coding sequence TTGAGAGATTTACTTAAAAATCCCATATGGAGAAATTTAGAGTTGGGTTTTTCGATCCCTGATAGTAAACATGCTGTTTCTGTAGCATTACCAACTTGGAATGATGTAATTAACTATGAGGAAAAAGATCCAAAATGTATAGAAGCATTAAAGTCAATCTATCCTCGTTTTGGACTCAATCCTTTAGTAAAAAGATTATGTGAAAAGATAAAAAAAGAAAGTCAATTCAATAATAAGAATATTTGGCCATATCCAGATGAAAGAATAGCTTTAAAAGCAAAAAAATACTGTGATAAAAATACTTTTCAAGGATATTCATATATAGAAAGAAGGCACAATTTTACTTTATTAATCACTCAAGAATCAGCAAATATATATGCAAGATCTTTTTGGCAACATTCGGGTCTTGGTCTATCTTCAAGAGCGGCAGCAATTGAATTAGGCCTTGAGCATTGCCCATCAAAATCTTTAGCCAATGAAAGTTATCAAAGAATAAAAAATAGAATTTCCAAGTTTACAAAAACGGACTCTAATGATATTCACCTCACTTCATCAGGCATGTCTGCGTTATACACAATATTAGAAATTATATATAAATTATTTCCCGAAAAACCTACTCTACAAATTGGTTTCCCATATGTTGATGTACTTAAATTACCAATGAATATCTTTCATGGAGCCAAGCTAATAACAGAAGAAGATTGCAAGGATATTGAATTAGAAATTTTAAGAATAAATCCAGCAGCCTTGATTATTGAATTACCAAGTAATCCAATGCTCAAATGTGTAAACATAAAAAAAATTTCAAAAATAGCAAATAAATTAAATATACCTGTGATAGTTGACGATACCATTGGTTCAAATTTGAATATAAATTCCCTAGAACATGCAGATATCGTTTTCACCTCACTTACAAAAATCTTTTCAGGTAGCGGAGATATTCTGGCTGGCTCATTAATACTAAATCCAAAAAGCAGATGGATTGATCAGTTTAGAAATGCATTAAAGCAAATTAACCTTCCAATACTTTCAGATGGAGATATAGTTTCTTTAGAAAAAGTTAGTAGAGATGTAAAACAACGAGTTTTTCAGCAAAATAAAGCTTGTTTGGAATTAAAAAAAAGATTAGAGACCCATAAAGAAGTAAAAAATATTTTCCATCCAGAAAATTGTCCCAATTTCAATTCCATACTAACTTCTGATGGGGGATATGGTTGCTTATTATCATTTGAATTAAAAGGAGGAAAAGAAAAAGCTAAAAAGTTTTATGATTCTCTTCAAATATCTAAAGGACCTAGTTTAGGTACGAAATTTACACTTGTATGTCCTTATGTTTTATTAGCTCATTATGAAGAATTGGAGTGGGCTGAGAGTTTTGGTGTACCTTCACACCTTTTAAGGGTATCTGTAGGACTAGAAGACGAAAATCACTTATGGCATACCTTTTCTGAAGCATTAAATAATTTTTAA
- a CDS encoding trans-sulfuration enzyme family protein, with protein MGNKENNIKKPGVKTLTIHHGETFAEETGCVMPPIFSTSTFKYGNKQNFDYTRSGNPNFKILENILKSVEDSKYCTVFGSGISAVTAITSTLKSGDKILCESNLYGCTVRMFDKIFKKFGIETLYTDFTDKESIKKIKDFKPTLIWLESPTNPLLKILDIKSICDEANKHKIPVVLDNTFTTALIQKPLELGATLSLISTTKFINGHSDALGGAVLTNDEEWNSKLLFSQKALGLQPSPFDSWLITRGVKTLPLRIEQQTKSAEIISKEFENHRIIRKALYPFNQKHPQFNLAKSQMKSGGSMITLKLNLNKADTFNFCKSLKYFSLAESLGGVESLICHPATMTHASVDDKTKNLLGIDDSLVRLSVGCEDTNDLISDILFALNKF; from the coding sequence ATGGGAAATAAGGAAAATAATATCAAAAAGCCAGGCGTCAAAACCTTAACAATTCACCATGGAGAAACATTTGCCGAAGAGACAGGTTGTGTTATGCCTCCAATTTTCTCAACATCTACTTTCAAATATGGAAATAAACAAAATTTCGATTACACCAGGTCAGGTAATCCAAATTTTAAAATTCTAGAAAATATACTTAAATCAGTAGAAGATTCTAAATACTGTACAGTTTTTGGATCCGGCATAAGTGCAGTAACTGCAATAACATCCACATTAAAATCAGGAGATAAGATACTTTGCGAGTCTAATCTCTATGGTTGTACGGTAAGAATGTTTGATAAAATTTTCAAAAAATTTGGGATAGAAACTCTATACACAGATTTTACGGATAAAGAAAGTATCAAAAAAATTAAGGACTTTAAGCCAACTTTAATATGGCTCGAAAGTCCAACAAATCCACTATTAAAAATACTTGATATTAAATCGATCTGTGACGAAGCGAATAAACACAAAATACCTGTGGTTCTAGATAATACCTTTACTACAGCTCTCATTCAAAAACCTTTAGAACTTGGAGCAACACTATCGCTAATAAGTACAACAAAATTTATAAATGGTCATAGTGATGCTCTTGGTGGAGCGGTGCTAACTAATGATGAGGAATGGAATAGTAAGCTACTTTTCTCTCAAAAAGCTTTAGGACTTCAACCCTCGCCCTTTGATTCATGGCTAATTACAAGAGGAGTAAAAACTCTCCCTCTAAGAATCGAGCAACAAACAAAAAGTGCAGAAATAATTTCTAAGGAATTTGAAAACCATAGGATCATTAGAAAAGCTCTTTATCCCTTTAATCAAAAACATCCACAATTTAATTTAGCAAAATCACAAATGAAATCTGGTGGTTCTATGATCACTCTTAAATTGAACTTAAATAAAGCAGACACTTTTAATTTTTGTAAATCTCTCAAATATTTCTCATTAGCAGAGAGTCTTGGTGGAGTTGAAAGTTTAATTTGCCACCCCGCAACAATGACTCATGCATCTGTTGATGATAAAACAAAAAATCTCCTAGGTATTGACGATTCTCTTGTACGATTATCGGTTGGTTGTGAAGATACAAATGATTTAATCTCAGATATCTTATTTGCCTTAAATAAATTTTGA
- a CDS encoding dihydrolipoamide acetyltransferase family protein, giving the protein MSHEIFMPALSSTMTEGKIVEWLKNPGDKVERGESVLVVESDKADMDVESFQDGYLAAVLMPAGSTAPVGETIGLIVENEDEIASIQEQNKGKQIEVSSDAQLKLPNKKSEIIEEKQKELPQINEQQVEIKREKVINTSNEIQFNASTSNNSSRVIASPRAKKLASTMGVELTKVHGSGPHGRIQAEDVLKANGQPVSIPWIGEGSSPASIGSSHVQAESKSETLGNSFGKPGETVKFNTLQKAVNNNMESSLNVPCFRVGYSINTDKLDNFYKKVKQNGVTMTALLVKAVAKTLKKHPQVNSSFSENGISYPENINIAVAVAMEDGGLITPVLKEPCNTDLFELSREWKDLVKRSRAKQLEPDEYSTGTFTLSNLGMFGVDRFDAILPPGTGAILAIASSKPTVVANNDGSISVKKIMQVNLTADHRVIYGADGASFLKDLSSLIENEPETLVS; this is encoded by the coding sequence ATGTCTCACGAAATATTTATGCCAGCTCTTAGTTCTACTATGACTGAAGGCAAAATTGTTGAATGGTTGAAAAATCCTGGAGATAAAGTTGAAAGAGGAGAATCTGTTTTAGTCGTTGAATCAGATAAAGCTGATATGGATGTGGAATCTTTTCAAGACGGATATCTTGCGGCAGTTCTCATGCCAGCTGGGAGCACTGCTCCAGTAGGGGAAACCATAGGACTTATTGTAGAAAATGAGGATGAGATAGCTTCTATACAAGAACAAAATAAAGGTAAACAGATTGAAGTATCCAGTGATGCCCAACTCAAATTGCCAAATAAAAAATCTGAAATAATAGAAGAGAAGCAAAAAGAGCTGCCTCAAATTAATGAGCAGCAAGTCGAGATTAAAAGGGAAAAAGTGATAAATACTTCTAATGAAATTCAATTTAATGCTTCTACTAGTAATAATTCCTCGAGAGTAATAGCATCTCCAAGGGCAAAAAAACTTGCTTCAACAATGGGAGTTGAATTGACAAAAGTGCATGGATCAGGACCTCATGGAAGGATTCAGGCTGAGGATGTATTGAAGGCAAATGGGCAACCTGTTTCTATCCCATGGATTGGAGAGGGGAGTTCTCCAGCTAGTATTGGCAGTTCCCATGTTCAAGCTGAAAGTAAGTCAGAGACATTAGGGAATAGTTTTGGTAAACCTGGAGAAACTGTTAAATTTAATACTCTTCAAAAAGCTGTTAATAACAATATGGAATCTAGTTTAAATGTTCCATGTTTTAGAGTTGGTTATTCAATTAATACTGATAAATTGGATAATTTTTATAAGAAAGTAAAGCAAAATGGTGTTACTATGACTGCATTATTAGTCAAGGCCGTTGCAAAGACACTTAAAAAACATCCCCAAGTTAATTCAAGCTTTTCAGAAAACGGAATTTCTTATCCAGAAAATATAAATATTGCTGTAGCTGTTGCTATGGAAGATGGCGGATTGATAACTCCAGTATTAAAAGAACCTTGTAACACTGATTTATTTGAATTATCTAGAGAGTGGAAAGACCTTGTGAAAAGATCTAGAGCAAAACAATTAGAACCTGATGAATACTCAACAGGAACATTTACGTTGTCTAATTTAGGAATGTTTGGTGTTGATAGATTTGATGCAATACTTCCACCAGGTACGGGTGCTATTTTAGCCATAGCATCATCTAAGCCAACAGTCGTTGCTAACAATGATGGTTCAATATCTGTTAAAAAAATAATGCAAGTAAATTTAACCGCTGATCATAGAGTGATTTATGGTGCTGATGGTGCTTCATTCTTGAAAGACTTGTCTTCTCTCATTGAAAATGAGCCAGAGACACTTGTTTCCTGA
- a CDS encoding YlqD family protein: METKNSISIKRSIAIKAIVTPIWKEDAEKELSNAISAVDQQLSQLEQEGQQIVSNIRSQSVNPLDPRVQEQVGQVQQQVGAKRNELEEQKRNLLQQQSQVRDLKMDEIVDQGQVDSFCDVSVGDNLIKKMQVSITVKDGIIQSINNNE, from the coding sequence ATGGAAACAAAAAACTCTATATCGATCAAACGTTCAATAGCTATAAAAGCTATAGTTACTCCTATTTGGAAAGAAGACGCTGAGAAGGAGTTAAGCAATGCGATTTCAGCTGTTGACCAACAATTATCACAACTTGAACAAGAAGGTCAACAAATAGTAAGTAATATAAGATCCCAATCAGTAAATCCATTAGATCCCAGAGTTCAAGAGCAGGTTGGTCAAGTTCAGCAACAAGTTGGTGCGAAAAGAAACGAACTAGAAGAGCAAAAAAGAAATCTATTGCAACAACAAAGCCAAGTTCGTGATTTAAAAATGGATGAAATTGTTGATCAAGGGCAGGTTGATAGCTTTTGCGATGTTTCCGTTGGAGACAATTTAATTAAGAAGATGCAAGTTTCAATAACAGTTAAAGATGGGATAATTCAATCGATTAATAACAATGAATAA